The Antarcticibacterium flavum genome contains the following window.
GGTGATCACCAGGATGATCGCTGCCGCAAAGATACTAACGGCACCCAGTACCCGGGAAGGCCTTCCCAGGTTTATCTCCCGTTTGGCCAGGGGAAGGAAGTTAAGCGATCTTATAGCCTCCTGCAGGTTCTCTGTCTCTCCCTGCAACAAGAGTACATCCCCCTGTTTTATCCTGGTACGGGCTATACGCTTTTTGATCTTTTTATTCTCCCGGGCAATAGCAAGAACATTGACATTGTATTGGGAACGTATTCTCATCTCTGTAACACTGCTGCCTACGATAAGGGAATTTGCCATTACAATTGCCTCCGCAGTTTGGATGGACTCACTGCCTTTTGCGCTATCCCTTAAGTGCTCTCCCTCTGCCAATATCGCCCTTTTACCTTCTGTAAATTTTTTCAGGTCCCCGGTATCGGCTTCCAGGATTAGAATATCTTCTTCCTGTAATTCCTCCCAGGGAGAAGGTGCATGCATTCTCACATTTTTCCTAATGATCCCAAGGATTAGCACTTCGGTCTTCAGTAATTTATTGAGTTTATTAATGGCAATACCTATAAGATCCGATCTCTGCGGAATAATGACTTCAGTAATATAATTTTCGATCTCGAACATATCATTACTCTCTGCTAATTCTCTTTTGGGTAATAACCTCCAGCCCAGCAGGGTGATAAATGCAAGGCCTGCAACGGTAAGTACCAGTCCAACAGGAGCAAAATCGAACATCCCATATCGTTCTCCCAGGCTTTGTTCCCTGAAGGTGGAAATGATAATATTTGGAGGAGTACCAATAAGTGTCATCATCCCTCCAAGGATAGAAGCAAATGCCAGTGGCATGAGAAGGAGCGAGGGGGAAAACCGGTTTTTTCTGGAAAGGTGAATGGCAACCGGCATGATGATGGCCAGGGCACCAATATTATTTATGAAGCCAGAGGCAAATGCAACTATAGAGCATAACAGGATTATTTGGATCCAGAACTTATCTGAGACCCTACTTATCCATTCAACCAGCAAGTCTACAACGCCAGAATGCTGTAGGGCTTTACTTATAATGAGGACAGCTGCCACTGTGATCACCGCAGGATGGCTAAGCCCGGTAAAAGCTTCTTCAGAA
Protein-coding sequences here:
- a CDS encoding SLC13 family permease, which codes for MEQTIVFITLAVALLFFIWDKLRYDVVAFLALFVLVVTGIIPSEEAFTGLSHPAVITVAAVLIISKALQHSGVVDLLVEWISRVSDKFWIQIILLCSIVAFASGFINNIGALAIIMPVAIHLSRKNRFSPSLLLMPLAFASILGGMMTLIGTPPNIIISTFREQSLGERYGMFDFAPVGLVLTVAGLAFITLLGWRLLPKRELAESNDMFEIENYITEVIIPQRSDLIGIAINKLNKLLKTEVLILGIIRKNVRMHAPSPWEELQEEDILILEADTGDLKKFTEGKRAILAEGEHLRDSAKGSESIQTAEAIVMANSLIVGSSVTEMRIRSQYNVNVLAIARENKKIKKRIARTRIKQGDVLLLQGETENLQEAIRSLNFLPLAKREINLGRPSRVLGAVSIFAAAIILVITGLLRVEIAFSLAAVILVITRILPIKEVYLSVDWPVIILLAAMIPVGEAFESSGGAETVTNLILALSNNFPVWVLIGLLMGITLLLSNIINNAATVVLMAPIAIKVAQSLEVAVDPFLMTIAIGASCAFLTPIGHQSNTLVMGPGGYQFTDYWKIGLPVTLLILILGVPLILLVWPL